From Leptodactylus fuscus isolate aLepFus1 chromosome 11, aLepFus1.hap2, whole genome shotgun sequence, one genomic window encodes:
- the ATF6B gene encoding cyclic AMP-dependent transcription factor ATF-6 beta isoform X2 → MEKDRDKITEKIIHLTLEIIYLLTGEEFTLVKTSSDKYVTPRSLPCEPEEWSKTSSTCMLPPNKSLIDERSDTQKIIHLTNKITELLTGEVPIRCQDVTVYLSMEEWEYLEGHKDQYKEVMMEDDQPLTSQDNNYMSTSDGPLPTYTEYKEEHRDTSGEHLFPPLIPKVIPADIHYMSNSEGHPPIYPEYKPEHRDTSGEQLLAPLTPSDNHQSSNSDGHLPIYTEYKPEHIDTSGEHLFPLFITKVLPTDNHYTGNSDGHPPTYPEYKPEHRDTSGEHLLPPLIPSVLPADNHYNSNSNGHLPIYLEYQADHIGTSGEHLFPLLTPPVLHGKDLSSEAKVFSDQSEKTKIFQCPECGDCFKKKFNLLLHKRTHKDDRPFSCTECGKCFKKKFNLMIHYMTHKDEKPFSCTECGKHFTRKSSLVTHERIHTGEKPYSCSDCGRSFSRRSILVEHQKSHTREKPFSCSQCGDSFSQKTDFIRHQTVHTIEQSHSCSECGECFTQRDVLVEHQKSHIKEKMFSCSESGKTFTQSEDLLKHQMVHTIESPFSCLECGKCFTQRSILVEHQKSHIGETPLSCSECGIGFVQESDLAIHQRIHSEKTSLSCSECGIGFVQESDRAIHQKIHSGKTSLSCSEYGIGFVQESDLVRHQRIHSGEKPYFCSACGKCFTRKHHLESHQAIHTRKKLFSCLECGKCFTQKMDFLRHKKIHLRERPFSCSECGKSFGRRTTLLEHQKSHTGEKPFPCSDCGRAFIQKSDLVIHQRIHTGEKPYFCSYCGRCFTRKQHLESHQKVHTGEKPYLCSECDKSFTQKSDLMRHQKVHTGERPFLCLDCGKSFSRKSGLVEHQRIHTKEKPYSCPDCGIGFTMKSQLVKHQMIHIQDTSLS, encoded by the exons GAGTTTACCTTAGTGAAAACATCGTCTGATAAATATGTGACCCCAAGAAGCCTTCCCTGTGAGCCAGAAGAATGGAGCAAGACCTCGAGTACATGTATGTTACCACCAAATAAATCACTGATAGATGAGAGAAGCGATACACAGAAGATAATACATCTTACCAACAAGATCACTGAGcttctgactggagag GTCCCTATAAGGTGTCAAGATGTCACCGTCTAtctctccatggaggagtgggagtatttagaagggcACAAGGATCAGTACAAGGAGGTCATGATGGAGGAcgaccagcccctcacatcacagG ATAACAACTACATGAGCACGTCAGATGGACCTCTCCCTACATATACAGAATACAAAGAAGAGCATAGAGATACGTCCGGAGAACATCTATTTCCACCACTTATACCCAAAGTCATTCCAGCAGATATCCACTACATGAGCAACTCAGAGGGACATCCTCCTATATATCCAGAGTACAAACCAGAGCACAGAGATACATCTGGAGAACAACTTCTTGCTCCACTTACACCATCAGATAACCACCAGTCGAGTAACTCAGATGGCCATCTCCCTATATATACAGAGTACAAACCAGAGCATATCGATACGTCTGGAGAACATCTATTTCCCCTATTTATAACCAAAGTCCTTCCAACAGATAACCATTACACAGGTAACTCAGATGGACATCCTCCGACATATCCAGAGTACAAACCAGAGCATAGAGATACATCTGGAGAACATCTACTTCCACCACTGATACCCTCTGTCCTTCCAGCAGATAACCACTATAACAGCAACTCAAATGGACATCTCCCTATATATCTGGAGTACCAAGCAGACCATATTGGTACATCTGGAGAACATCTATTTCCACTACTTACACCCCCAGTCCTTCATGGAAAAGATCTATCGTCTGAAGCAAAGGTTTTTTCCGACCAGTCAGAGAAAACAAAAATTTTCCAATGTCCTGAATGTGGGGATTGTTTCAAAAAGAAGTTCAATCTTCTGCTACATAAGAGGACCCACAAAGATGACAGGCCATTTTCATGtaccgaatgtgggaaatgctttaagaAGAAGTTTAATCTTATGATACACTACATGACCCACAAGGACGAGAAGCCGTTTTCATGTACCGAGTGCGGGAAACATTTTACCAGAAAATCTTCTCTTGTTACCCATGAGAGGATCCATaccggggagaagccatattcctgtTCTGATTGTGGGAGGTCTTTTAGCCGGAGATCAattcttgttgaacatcagaaaTCCCACACTAGGGAGAAGCCATTCTCCTGTTCACAATGTGGTGACTCTTTTAGCCAGAAGACGGACTTTATCAGACATCAGACTGTGCACACCATAGAACAGTCACATTCATGTTCGGAGTGTGGGGAATGTTTTACACAGAGAGATGTTCTCGTTGAACATCAGAAATCTCACATCAAGGAAAAGATGTTCTCGTGTTCAGAAAGTGGCAAAACTTTTACCCAAAGTGAAGACCTTCTCAAACATCAGATGGTTCACACCATAGAATCCCCATTTTCATGTttagagtgtgggaaatgtttcactcAGAGATCAATTCTTGTAGAACATCAGAAATCCCACATTGGGGAGACGCCAttgtcatgttcagaatgtgggataGGATTTGTCCAGGAGTCAGACCTCGCGATACATCAGAGGATCCACTCCGAGAAGACGTCAttgtcatgttcagaatgtgggataGGATTTGTCCAGGAGTCAGACCGTGCGATACATCAGAAGATCCACTCCGGGAAGACGTCATTGTCATGTTCAGAATATGGGATAGGATTTGTCCAGGAGTCCGATCTTGTAAGACATCAGAGAATCCActctggagagaagccatatttttGCTCAGCGTGTGGAAAGTGTTTCACTCGTAAACACCATCTTGAGAGTCATCAGGCCATCCACACCAGGAAGAAGCTGTtctcatgtttagaatgtggtaAATGTTTTACCCAGAAGATGGACTTTCTCAGACATAAGAAGATTCACCTGAGGGAGAGGCCATTCtcatgttcggaatgtgggaaatcttttggCCGGAGAACAACTCTTCTTGAACATCAGAAATCCCACACGGGTGAGAAGCCGTTCCCATGTTCGGATTGTGGAAGAGCTTTTATCCAGAAGTCGGACCTCGTGATACATCAGAGGatccacactggggagaagccatatttttGTTCATATTGTGGAAGGTGCTTTACCCGTAAGCAACACCTTGAGAGTCATCAGAAGGTCCACACCGGGGAAAAGCCTTACTTGTGTTCCGAATGTGACAAGAGTTTTACCCAAAAGTCAGACCTTATGAGACATCAAAAGGTTCACACGGGGGAGCGGCCATTTTTATGTCTGGATTGTGGCAAATCTTTTAGCCGTAAATCGggtcttgttgaacatcagaggattcacaccaaggagaagccatattcatgtcctgatTGTGGAATTGGCTTTACCATGAAGTCACAACTGGTGAAACATCAGATGATTCATATACAGGACACTTCTCTCTCTTAA
- the ATF6B gene encoding cyclic AMP-dependent transcription factor ATF-6 beta isoform X1 — protein MEKDRDKITEKIIHLTLEIIYLLTGEEFTLVKTSSDKYVTPRSLPCEPEEWSKTSSTCMLPPNKSLIDERSDTQKIIHLTNKITELLTGEVPIRCQDVTVYLSMEEWEYLEGHKDQYKEVMMEDDQPLTSQADNNYMSTSDGPLPTYTEYKEEHRDTSGEHLFPPLIPKVIPADIHYMSNSEGHPPIYPEYKPEHRDTSGEQLLAPLTPSDNHQSSNSDGHLPIYTEYKPEHIDTSGEHLFPLFITKVLPTDNHYTGNSDGHPPTYPEYKPEHRDTSGEHLLPPLIPSVLPADNHYNSNSNGHLPIYLEYQADHIGTSGEHLFPLLTPPVLHGKDLSSEAKVFSDQSEKTKIFQCPECGDCFKKKFNLLLHKRTHKDDRPFSCTECGKCFKKKFNLMIHYMTHKDEKPFSCTECGKHFTRKSSLVTHERIHTGEKPYSCSDCGRSFSRRSILVEHQKSHTREKPFSCSQCGDSFSQKTDFIRHQTVHTIEQSHSCSECGECFTQRDVLVEHQKSHIKEKMFSCSESGKTFTQSEDLLKHQMVHTIESPFSCLECGKCFTQRSILVEHQKSHIGETPLSCSECGIGFVQESDLAIHQRIHSEKTSLSCSECGIGFVQESDRAIHQKIHSGKTSLSCSEYGIGFVQESDLVRHQRIHSGEKPYFCSACGKCFTRKHHLESHQAIHTRKKLFSCLECGKCFTQKMDFLRHKKIHLRERPFSCSECGKSFGRRTTLLEHQKSHTGEKPFPCSDCGRAFIQKSDLVIHQRIHTGEKPYFCSYCGRCFTRKQHLESHQKVHTGEKPYLCSECDKSFTQKSDLMRHQKVHTGERPFLCLDCGKSFSRKSGLVEHQRIHTKEKPYSCPDCGIGFTMKSQLVKHQMIHIQDTSLS, from the exons GAGTTTACCTTAGTGAAAACATCGTCTGATAAATATGTGACCCCAAGAAGCCTTCCCTGTGAGCCAGAAGAATGGAGCAAGACCTCGAGTACATGTATGTTACCACCAAATAAATCACTGATAGATGAGAGAAGCGATACACAGAAGATAATACATCTTACCAACAAGATCACTGAGcttctgactggagag GTCCCTATAAGGTGTCAAGATGTCACCGTCTAtctctccatggaggagtgggagtatttagaagggcACAAGGATCAGTACAAGGAGGTCATGATGGAGGAcgaccagcccctcacatcacagG CAGATAACAACTACATGAGCACGTCAGATGGACCTCTCCCTACATATACAGAATACAAAGAAGAGCATAGAGATACGTCCGGAGAACATCTATTTCCACCACTTATACCCAAAGTCATTCCAGCAGATATCCACTACATGAGCAACTCAGAGGGACATCCTCCTATATATCCAGAGTACAAACCAGAGCACAGAGATACATCTGGAGAACAACTTCTTGCTCCACTTACACCATCAGATAACCACCAGTCGAGTAACTCAGATGGCCATCTCCCTATATATACAGAGTACAAACCAGAGCATATCGATACGTCTGGAGAACATCTATTTCCCCTATTTATAACCAAAGTCCTTCCAACAGATAACCATTACACAGGTAACTCAGATGGACATCCTCCGACATATCCAGAGTACAAACCAGAGCATAGAGATACATCTGGAGAACATCTACTTCCACCACTGATACCCTCTGTCCTTCCAGCAGATAACCACTATAACAGCAACTCAAATGGACATCTCCCTATATATCTGGAGTACCAAGCAGACCATATTGGTACATCTGGAGAACATCTATTTCCACTACTTACACCCCCAGTCCTTCATGGAAAAGATCTATCGTCTGAAGCAAAGGTTTTTTCCGACCAGTCAGAGAAAACAAAAATTTTCCAATGTCCTGAATGTGGGGATTGTTTCAAAAAGAAGTTCAATCTTCTGCTACATAAGAGGACCCACAAAGATGACAGGCCATTTTCATGtaccgaatgtgggaaatgctttaagaAGAAGTTTAATCTTATGATACACTACATGACCCACAAGGACGAGAAGCCGTTTTCATGTACCGAGTGCGGGAAACATTTTACCAGAAAATCTTCTCTTGTTACCCATGAGAGGATCCATaccggggagaagccatattcctgtTCTGATTGTGGGAGGTCTTTTAGCCGGAGATCAattcttgttgaacatcagaaaTCCCACACTAGGGAGAAGCCATTCTCCTGTTCACAATGTGGTGACTCTTTTAGCCAGAAGACGGACTTTATCAGACATCAGACTGTGCACACCATAGAACAGTCACATTCATGTTCGGAGTGTGGGGAATGTTTTACACAGAGAGATGTTCTCGTTGAACATCAGAAATCTCACATCAAGGAAAAGATGTTCTCGTGTTCAGAAAGTGGCAAAACTTTTACCCAAAGTGAAGACCTTCTCAAACATCAGATGGTTCACACCATAGAATCCCCATTTTCATGTttagagtgtgggaaatgtttcactcAGAGATCAATTCTTGTAGAACATCAGAAATCCCACATTGGGGAGACGCCAttgtcatgttcagaatgtgggataGGATTTGTCCAGGAGTCAGACCTCGCGATACATCAGAGGATCCACTCCGAGAAGACGTCAttgtcatgttcagaatgtgggataGGATTTGTCCAGGAGTCAGACCGTGCGATACATCAGAAGATCCACTCCGGGAAGACGTCATTGTCATGTTCAGAATATGGGATAGGATTTGTCCAGGAGTCCGATCTTGTAAGACATCAGAGAATCCActctggagagaagccatatttttGCTCAGCGTGTGGAAAGTGTTTCACTCGTAAACACCATCTTGAGAGTCATCAGGCCATCCACACCAGGAAGAAGCTGTtctcatgtttagaatgtggtaAATGTTTTACCCAGAAGATGGACTTTCTCAGACATAAGAAGATTCACCTGAGGGAGAGGCCATTCtcatgttcggaatgtgggaaatcttttggCCGGAGAACAACTCTTCTTGAACATCAGAAATCCCACACGGGTGAGAAGCCGTTCCCATGTTCGGATTGTGGAAGAGCTTTTATCCAGAAGTCGGACCTCGTGATACATCAGAGGatccacactggggagaagccatatttttGTTCATATTGTGGAAGGTGCTTTACCCGTAAGCAACACCTTGAGAGTCATCAGAAGGTCCACACCGGGGAAAAGCCTTACTTGTGTTCCGAATGTGACAAGAGTTTTACCCAAAAGTCAGACCTTATGAGACATCAAAAGGTTCACACGGGGGAGCGGCCATTTTTATGTCTGGATTGTGGCAAATCTTTTAGCCGTAAATCGggtcttgttgaacatcagaggattcacaccaaggagaagccatattcatgtcctgatTGTGGAATTGGCTTTACCATGAAGTCACAACTGGTGAAACATCAGATGATTCATATACAGGACACTTCTCTCTCTTAA